A genome region from Magnolia sinica isolate HGM2019 chromosome 8, MsV1, whole genome shotgun sequence includes the following:
- the LOC131254349 gene encoding uncharacterized protein LOC131254349 has protein sequence MDGSASLLFLNGGKCSLANLKEFLKDYQTTSGQAINLHKSSFFTSSKLPVSRVRAIEQYLGISKATSHLLYLGVPMVVGRNKTSYFQLLLDKIESGISGWRARVLSQADFLWGWADGKKRLHWRNWKLVASTKQEGRLGVRKLSESMEAFCIKMAWSIRFNDRHNLWDVFMASKYRQDLAVTPSPWLSPAPSPMWKKICQDFLGALGPLVPSAVLLLLPQDVINHIFHQGFCIAEGPEIPVWPFTPSGNFMVSLAWTASRISRERKGWANWVWHTKMPPRISIFLWKVLNGAIPVDAAVQNRGVHLMSRCECCSSDSSSGSAIETIHRLFLEGDMAKVAWL, from the exons atggatggaagcGCTTCCTTGCTATTCTTAAATGGCGGGAAGTGCTCCCTTGCTAATTTGAAAGAGTTCCTTAAAGATTACCAAACGACCTCAGGTCAGGCCATCAACCTTCATAAAAGCTCATTCTTCACTTCCTCAAAACTCCCGGTTTCTAGAGTTAGGGCGATTGAGCAATACTTGGGCATATCTAAGGCCACTTCCCACCTGCTATATCTAGGCGTTCCAATGGTGGTAGGTAGAAATAAAACCAGCTATTTCCAACTGCTTCTTGACAAGATAGAAAGTGGTATTAGTGGGTGGCGGGCTCGAGTGCTTTCGCAGGCAG ACTTTTTATGGGGTTGGGCAGATGGAAAAAAGAGATTGCATTGGCGGAATTGGAAACTTGTGGCTTCTACTAAGCAAGAAGGCCGACTTGGGGTTCGCAAGTTGTCGGAATCAATGGAGGCTTTTTGTATAAAGATGGCATGGTCCATTCGGTTTAATGATAGGCATAACCTATGGGATGTTTTCATGGCTTCAAAATATAGGCAGGACTTGGCGGTTACTCCATCACCATGGCTTTCTCCTGCTCCATCCCCGATGTGGAAGAAAATTT GTCAGGACTTCCTGGGTGCATTAGGCCCCCTTGTTCCCTCTGCAGTTCTTCTACTACTGCCACAGGATGTCATTAATCATATTTTCCACCAAGGCTTTTGCATTGCTGAGGGGCCAGAGATTCCTGTCTGGCCTTTTACCCCATCAGGGAACTTCATGGTATCCTTGGCATGGACTGCTAGTAGAATTTCTAGGGAGAGAAAAGGCTGGGCGAACTGGGTGTGGCACACTAAGATGCCCCCGAGGATATCAATTTTCCTTTGGAAGGTTCTCAATGGAGCTATCCCGGTGGATGCGGCTGTCCAGAATAGGGGCGTCCATCTCATGTCCAGATGTGAATGCTGCAGTTCTGACTCCTCTAGTGGTTCAGCAATTGAGACCATACATCGCCTGTTTCTCGAAGGTGATATGGCTAAAGTAGCCTGGCTATGA